One genomic window of bacterium includes the following:
- a CDS encoding M20 family metallopeptidase translates to MSERKTATGTDPAQIEALVAPGEVEELARRLVTIPSYGPDHGWESGVASALEAALAAEGIPVRRQVVTGDRANLIAALPGDEHGPPLLMLNGHMDTVPPSSAMRRPPFAAEIADGRLWGRGAADMKGGLAAMVMALIALHRARVRPPRPIMLAAVVMEEMGNSGTFALAREMAGAGTPASFAIVGEPTGLDLVTAHKGVDRYRITVFGRAAHAAAPERGVNAIVRASRLIAALDEDLARVVSVQMHPLLGQPSYNIGTIIGGVSRNTVPDRCMFQIEKRYLPGDSSELIRAELEAIVERTLGPGGAEIVREDDFDRITHPPLDIAGEHPGVRALSAAVAEVTGRPPALIGWPAFTDAAVLQVHGTPAVICGPGSLDAAHAADESISTEEINAAFRVYVRAALRICAHAGSCLPQASPV, encoded by the coding sequence GTGAGCGAGCGGAAGACCGCCACGGGGACCGACCCGGCGCAGATCGAGGCGCTGGTAGCGCCCGGCGAGGTCGAGGAGCTTGCCAGGCGGCTGGTAACCATCCCGAGTTACGGCCCCGATCACGGCTGGGAATCGGGCGTCGCCTCGGCGCTCGAAGCCGCGCTGGCCGCCGAGGGCATTCCCGTGCGCCGTCAGGTCGTGACCGGCGATCGCGCGAACCTGATCGCCGCGCTTCCCGGCGACGAGCACGGCCCGCCGCTGCTGATGCTCAACGGGCACATGGACACGGTGCCGCCGTCTTCGGCCATGCGCCGACCGCCGTTCGCCGCGGAGATTGCCGACGGCCGGCTCTGGGGCCGCGGCGCCGCGGACATGAAGGGCGGCTTGGCGGCTATGGTCATGGCCTTGATCGCGCTGCACCGCGCCCGGGTGCGCCCGCCCCGGCCGATCATGCTGGCCGCGGTCGTCATGGAAGAGATGGGCAACTCCGGCACCTTCGCCCTGGCGCGCGAGATGGCCGGTGCTGGGACGCCGGCGTCGTTTGCCATCGTCGGCGAACCCACGGGGCTCGACCTGGTCACGGCGCACAAGGGCGTGGACCGCTACCGGATCACGGTGTTCGGCCGGGCCGCGCACGCCGCCGCGCCTGAGCGCGGCGTCAACGCCATCGTGCGGGCGTCCCGGCTGATCGCGGCGCTGGACGAGGATCTGGCCCGGGTCGTGAGCGTGCAGATGCATCCCCTGCTAGGGCAGCCGTCGTACAACATCGGAACCATAATCGGCGGCGTGAGCCGCAACACCGTGCCCGACCGGTGCATGTTTCAGATCGAGAAGCGCTACCTGCCCGGCGACAGCTCCGAGTTGATCCGCGCCGAACTCGAAGCGATCGTGGAGAGGACGCTCGGGCCCGGCGGCGCGGAGATCGTCCGCGAGGATGACTTCGACCGCATCACGCACCCGCCGCTGGACATCGCTGGCGAGCATCCGGGGGTACGCGCTCTCTCGGCGGCCGTCGCGGAGGTGACCGGTCGCCCTCCGGCGCTGATCGGCTGGCCGGCCTTCACCGACGCCGCAGTTCTCCAGGTCCACGGGACGCCGGCGGTGATCTGCGGGCCGGGGTCGCTCGATGCCGCGCACGCCGCCGACGAATCTATCTCGACGGAGGAGATCAACGCGGCGTTCCGGGTATATGTGCGGGCAGCGCTGCGGATCTGCGCGCATGCCGGCAGTTGCCTCCCTCAAGCCTCGCCCGTATAA